AACAGCAccaacttttgtttttctcaaagTCTGTACTCATCTCCTTGTCTTATCATTATGTTATTCCAGACAATTCATATCATACTAATGTATAAAATTTGATAAGGCATTGACATGATCTTGCTTGTGACCCTGTAACAGAGTCAACAATGCGGTATTGTCTGAGAATTTAACAAGATAGCCATTCTCATCTGTACTTCGGCAGCTGTCTGTACACAtgataaacaacaaatgtaatAGATAACAGCCCTGCGGAGATCAAATGCTTGTAATAACAGTATCAGATTAATGATCATCAGCAGAAAGCGCCTGGTGTCTTCAagtcaaaaaaagtaaaaaaaaatacaataccCACAAAACCAGTTGATGTGCAAgattaaaacagaaatcagtCTTGAGGCTAAACAGTATAGTTGCATTgaattaaaacataattaaaatcaGCTAATAGTCTTGCAAGGTCTAGTATATCTTGAAGTATATCATTTGAATCTGCCCTCATTTATATGATAAAAAGCTTTGCTTTCATGATGAAGACCTGATAGAAGTGATAAACATCAAGTCTTGAATGTCTTTTGTCCACCAGACTGTGTAGtgtttgtgtacctgcatgcatttttaaaaatgaaaagtgtgtGAAGACTTATTGTATACCTACAGGCAGgcatatgttttctttttccactgTTTTAACTTAGCTGCAAAAAACGtaattgaagaaaacaaaaaacgtgAAATCGCCATTAAGGACAGAATCATGGCTCTCAACTAGGGATTTTACCATCAAGCTGATTATGTACTCAGCCTCTCTCCTCAAACATTCTGGGGCATTGCTGAATAGACTTATTCAGCTCAGAATTGTCCCTGGACAAACGCAGACCATAAGGCAACAGGCACTTGCTCACAGCTAAATGGTCTTAGAACAAACATGACCCACCATGTGGTTGGccagagagagatgggaggacATAGGTCTGCTCCTTCCTTTCTCCATGAACTGAATGCAGTGGAAGGGCTGGAACCTGTGGGTGGTGAAGCCATACATTTTTGCCAGTTTTGGGTTTAGATGCTGTGTCCTTTGAGTCAGTTGAGTCAGAAAAATGCAGTTAGGTGTTAAGTTCACACCTCGATTGATGTTGGTGAGGTACATGGAATGTGGAAAATTTGGCTGGATCAGTGAGAGTTTGAGCTGGGATGGACTGGTAGACAGCTGGcaggaagatttttaaaaaaaattttcctgtTCTGATTCTTTGCTTTGGGTCTAGAAAGTTCTTGCACAAGTCTTGTTAAAATGATTGTATCTGTTGGCAGAAAgcatgagattaaaaaaattgcagcatAGATgacttttaaaagttttttttttagagatgtTCGGCAAGAGGAAGGCTGAGGCAAGGATAAGAAAGATAATGATATGAgtggggaagggaagagggtTGGAAAAGGAAGGTTGGAGGAAATAGAATGTAATGATATGAGATTGAAAGAAACAGTTTAGATCATCTTTAGTTGCAAGCTTTAAGACAAAGAAACTGATTTGATAACTGCAAACGAGGACACCTTATCTTCAATTTCCATCTGTCCTGGGCTTTCTTTCTGCTGGTTGCTGAAAAGAAGCTGCTTTAAAAAGTGGCTTTTTGTAGCTGCATTCTGTTTACATAAGTGTTCATAACTTGTAACTTTAACTTGTTCATACTAATGTATTGTTTTATGTTTGGCTAGGACACATCACTCTTGCTGGCTTCACATAACTTTACTTTACACTCTTGAGCAAGTGCTTGTATAGAATAGTTAGCTGAATCTTAAGCTCCCTTTGAACCGTTAGTAAAGGGATATGTGCAGCTTGATGTATGGAAGGAGGGAAAAgattaaacatgaaaacaaaaacaaaaaaggcatGAAAATTTAGAACAGTGGAAAATAAATGgtgtacatatttataaataataattacttttaaacATCACATTTTATGGGCAGAGGCaacaattgttattattattttccaattCCATTGTAAGACCGAAGAAAGCTGATTAAATAGCTGCAGGAAATGAACATctttgatttgtattttttctataaatTGTTGCTTAGGAGTTCTTTTGGGCTAGACTTTTAGAGGTTGGGCTCATAAAAACAGGGTGTTGTCTTCAAATTTATATGGAAAACCATTTGAACCTCCTGAGAGTTTTGTCACAGGTGTGTCAGCTAGATGCCTGCGTGTTTGAAGAGACGATTGTTAAGCCCTTATGCACTGTTTTCCTGGTCAAGCAGCCCTTGTGAAGGGTGCAGGCTGCCCTGGCAATAAACACATCAGTCTTTATTTCAAGTAAATGGATGTGTTTGTCTGGTTGGCAGATCAATGGAGAGAATGTTGTACGAGCCTCGCACGAACGTGTGGTGCAGTTGATCCGCTCGTCTGGAAATGACCTGGTACTGAAGGTGGTCACTGTGCGACCGGCCATGGAGCAGCACGCACTGTCCTCAGACTGGTTTAGACATCAGGATGGGTCCATGACTCTTCCTCCACGCAAGAAGCTAGGTTTGTATAAAGAATTTCACAAATGAagcaccttttcttttttatttgtttctgtttatgttgtttgtaCTTTGTCCGTGAAATGGGGGAAAAGTTGAGAAAACTCAGTTGTTTTCTCAGCAATACACACTCCAAAGACTCAGAAGTACAAATGCATAAATTAGCACTGTATCtgatatgtattttaaaaatatagaatattTCTTTGTGCATAATATTCCATTATAAATATACCTTGGTAGGAACaggtttaaataaaaaagacaaatttgcTGCAAATGATGACACTCGTTTAGACAATAAGTCACTgatgtaaaattttgttttgatgttcagcACCTGTGCCACCGGTACGTGATCCCCTCACTTCACTATCATACAGCAAAGGCACCTCAAAATCCATGTCGGAAGGGCTGGCAGAAATAGGTGAGTTGGTGAGGAGGGGCTGGCAGAAATAAGTGAGTTGGTGAGGGGAAAGGTGGGGTGGGAAGGTGGGCTGGGAAGGTAAGGTATTTCTGTGGCCTAACAGTTTAAAGGTTGAGATTGGTAGTAGGGTGATGTTTTATCAGTTTGTCTTCcagacagaaataaattttggtttttacttattttagaGACTaaactttaaagtattttttttaaatgaaagggAATGTTCTGTTTATTGGAGATTTTTGATCTTTTGGTGCATCCTGTCTTCTTAAGATTGTGTGTTTGGGAGGAGCAAGTACCTACATGTTGTCTTTAATGTAGATGTGCATGTGAACTTGTTCGTTTTCATAAGCAGGTTACATCTGTCTTAAAGGCTATTATGAAGAATGGCCCAGCATGCTTTTTCAatgctgcttttaaaaaaaaatgatctaaAACTTTGATAATTTGGGAAAAATAAAAGGCCCAGTGTCTCTTGAAACAATTGTTtgattaaataaacaaagatttaCAGTACAGTCTTCAGTCTCTGAAAAGTCTTGCATTTGctgaagattttttatttttggatttgtataaagcaaaaatatttgcagaatcAGTTTACAAGAGATAACATTAGTGTGGGCCCATGTTTAAGAGAAATTTGGTTGATTGGTCACagtgtttacttttattatgtAACATTAAATTATgtgttaatttatttcattgtgtAATCTTTGACAGAGAAACTGGATCAGACTATAGCAGAATTTGATCAGCAAAACACAGCTCGACGACACTCTGTGCATGGTGTAGACTCTGTGATGTCGTCACCTGGAGAACAGAAGGTAGCATCAGTGAAAGCTGCTCATGCCATCAAGCGGATGTCAGTGCTAGACATGGAAACAGAAGATGCCTCGATGTCACCAACCATGCCGGTTATATCTGCTGCCAGCGATCCTCGGTCTGGTGCCATTTCCAAGATGAGTCCATCAGAACTGCGCATCAAAAAATACCACAAGAAAACGGGCAGCAACACCATGGAGCGTTCAAAGAGCACGCCCGATCTGGCTGACCTTGAGCCTAGTGGTGTAGACACTGTGGTCCACGAGAGGGCTTTTGGTGTGTCAGAGGGTCCAGAACATGGACGATCCACCCTGGACAAAGGCTCTGCTACATGGGGCAAATCTCACTCAGTCTATGTGCCAACCATTCCTGGCATGGTGGCTTTTGAGAAATCCAATTTCCATCAAGCTGAGGATGACAGAAGCAGTAGTGGGCTTGGGTCTCCTGATCTGCCATCTCGCGCACCAGTGCCGAAACGAAAAGCTCCTTTGCCTCCACCAAAAGGAGAAGTAGTACTTATCAATACAAACAGCGGTGGAAGTCAGTCAGTGTATGCCAACATTGCAGAGGAAATTGCTGCCCGTCAGAGGTCTCCTTACGAGTCCAGTTTCAGACCAGGCACCAATGCACAACTGACAGACAACCCAGTTGTCATGACACAGTCACTGGAGCATGCAAAGCTTCAGCATCGAAAAAGTGCTAGTTTGGGCAACATCGACCCCAACAGCTTCAGCAATGACAGCTCCACACCAAGTGGCAAACAGGGAGTGTCCTTTGCTGAAGACAGGGTCTATGAAACAGCACAAACATTTATCAAGAAACACCCCAATGCCAGGCTTCTGGTAACTGCAGATGTTCATGGCGGAATAGCTGCTCGTGATCCTTTTCGCCCTCCAGCCGACAGAGCCTTCTATGAACCTGAACCAGAttatgatgacagtgatgaggaCAAATTAAGGCCTCCTGTATCTGGCTACAGCACAATCTCTGCATCGACATCCAGTGAGACAGCATCCCCAGTGGGTTCATCTGCCAACAGTCATGCTTACAGTTCAATGTCACAGGAAAGTAGTGCACCAGTCACGGTCATAGCTGTCAGCAGAGATGCTTCCAGACCATCGGTAGGGATGGAGAAACCATACATAGTGAAGTCAGACACACCAGCAGTGGCTAGGACTGAAGACTGGACAAAGGGCATTGTTTCAAAGGCAGATGCAGGGGTCATGTCGAGTTCCAGCAGCTCTAGATCTAGCTCCATGCAGCAAAGCCCTGTGCTAGGGCAGGAACGGAGTGCTCTCCATGGCAAAGAAATATATCAGCGTGAAGGAGGTAGCAGCATTGTGTATGTACATCACCAGAGTGACGAAGCTGTTTATCGCCCCTCCCAGTATTCTGAGCCGCCTCCTCTACCGTCACAGCCTCCACCACCTCTGCCTTCCTCTCAGCCACCACAACTGCCCTTAGAAagtcctcctccacctcctcctcctccaccaccaccacctcctggCAACCTTCCTTTCATGTTGCCGGGCAGTACCTCTCCAGAGAAACGAGATCATCTGAGCAGGTCTCCTGAGAGTCCTTCCTACCAGGCACCTACGATACCAACCTCAGACATCTTGGCAGCTGTGGCTTTGCGCAAAGCTCGCCTTGAGACTGAAGGTCCTCGCCTGATAGAGAGACCATTCTCAGTGAACCCAACCCAGACTGTGGCTGAACGCAACCAGGAAGCATTGAAGGCTGCCATTGCCAAACGAAAGACAATGCTGGAAAGTTCCACCGACTCAAATGTGGTACAGGACATAGAGGCAAGGTTGAACAAGAATCGAAAACTACAATCAGCTAAGTTCTTTGGCGGGGACACTTTgcgtaaaacaaagaaagaggaaggagagaacaAAGCAGAGAGTCCTAGTAACAAAGTCAGTGACACCAAAGTTGTTGCCAAGTCTAGTGTCCCTGAGGAAAAGCCATTGACCAAGTCTCATGTGGCAGAAGTTTCAGTAAATCCTAGCCAAGCAAAAGCTGCCGTAGACAACAACATGGGCAAGCCGAAGGAGATAATGCACAAAGTTCCTCCTGGAAAAGTGAACGCTTCCTTCCCTTCTGTAACTGTTGCACCTGCAGCCTCTATGCCAACAGCAGCGAAGGCTGGGAACAATAACTACAAGCAGACTTCTGCAGTTTCGACCACTCATGAGGCTGTCTCAGGTGGAAAAACATCTGGGCCtacaacaccagcaacaaaaTCTGCAACATCGCCTGTTACCACTAAAGCATCTAACACAAGTCCTGTTGCTAAAACTGGCACCATCAATTCCAGCAATTTCCTAGCCCTGGCTGAGAAGGCTCGTCAGGAATACTTGCAGAAAATCAACACATCAAAAATTGACACCAGCGGTGGAAGCCCCAATATGCCCAAGCTGATATCAGCAAGCTCAGCCACTAGCAAGACCAACCATGCTGTTGCAGTCCAGGTTCAACCAGTGAAGGGCGGTGACCAGCTAGCGAAGATCTCCATCAAGGACAAGATAGCCAACTTCGAAGATGGAAGCAAGGTAAAAGTTGTGGAATTGGTTGGGGTGACGGATGACCACTCCCATACCGAGGCAACGCTTAGCAATGGCACGATCAAACGCAAGGTGGCCAATGGGAAGGTCCCTGAGGATCTGGCTGTGGTGGCTCCCCCTACAGGTTTTGCAGACAATGATAAGCAGTATGTGACACAGGTGGACATCATTCCACCTCCACCATCCTTTGGATTAGAGAGTGTGGATGTCTATACTGGTGATCATGGCGGGTCAGCTTTTGGCGGTGGTGATGATGCTGCCAgctttgtgtcttctgtgtcATCATTAAGCACCTTGTCCAGTGAGCATGGGGAGAGAGGGGAACTTTCCAATAAGGTCTATCACTATGAGGACCTTGCTGGTCCTCCCCCACCACCGGGTTTTGGGGATGAAATGGCTGCCTCCAGCAACTCAAGCAGTGATATTGCTGGTACCTttgtccctcctcctccacaatTTTCAGTGGGCAGGGCACAAAGCCAGGTGGCGTTCCAGACCAAAGGTGTTGAGCAGTGGACATGTGATGATGTGTTGGCCTGGCTGGACAGCCTGGATATGGGGCAGTACAAGCCCACCTTTGCCCAGAACAGAGTGGATGGCCATCGTCTGCAGTTGCTGGAGCGAAATGACTACTCCGACCTTGGTGTGACCCAGGTTGGCCATCGTATGGCCCTGCAGCGTGCAATCAAGCGCCTCCTTCTACAAAGCAACTCCAGTAGCTGAGAGCTTCCTCACTTACTTCAAGACACCTTCAAGCGACCATGCAATACGCTTTTGTGCCATTGAATTCCTGTCAGGAGCCTGCAGAGATGATGGTGTGCAGTTTTGTGTGAATATGACCGATAGTTTTCGATCTGATGTAGTTCTGTGGATATTATTTATCATTCATTGTCTTACAGCAAGGGATGGAAATTCAGGACTTCACAAATGCTGGGCCAATTGAGTAAACAGCAAAAGTGAAAAACGCTGTTCAAGGGACTGATGGTAGGACGTTAAAGATTGTGGAAGGCTTCAGGCAATGCCAGCCCACTGATTTAAATAGGGCATGGCATTTCATTGCTGTTGTGATTTGACAGTGACAGGTATGTGCATGTACCAATACAACAGACAAGCTGCAGTGCTAAAACTTAGGCTGTACATTTACTTGTCAGCAACAAAGGGTCAACCTGTGGTGTAGGACAGCGCTGCATACATCTGCGATGGAAGCTAGTCTGCTTTGTCAGAGTACATGTAGTCAAGACAGTGGGAAGTGAAAATATCTAGTACTTGCTTTCTAAAGCAAATTCAGGTGTAATATTGCATGGAtaagctggtttttttttaaaaataatgtgttatTTAGAAGTCTTTATCCAAGGCAGGCTTCACTGTACTTGAGAGGGACTTCTGATGCCATTATATTGAAAACATATCAACCATTTTATTGAATACATGAGCTTATATGCTCACACATACTGTGGTGGAGCATTAGTAATAATCCATTCATGAAATGAATATGCTaattattttctgacattttgggGCTGATGTGTGCTTTTGTTACAAGTGCTCTAAAAGTAACCTATCCCTACTATTACAAACTGTTTATGTCTgctttgcaatttttttgtgtaGACGAAAGGGTAATGATTTGCACTGATTAGATGGAAACAACAGCCACTGGGATACAGGGTGTAGTATTGATTAAAGCTCTGTTTTGATAGGtccaaagatttgttttggttAGTGGGcttaaacactttatttttgttaggTAATTggtatacaagaaaaaaatcatgtaaattCAGGGTGTTGCAAGGGTGACAATCCTGCACGTAAAATGCAGGAGTAACTAAATGTTACATAATCTTAAGTTGCATGTTTTGCCATCAAGACTAGCAGACCACGATTTGCAGTGTCTACCAACTAATTTTGGTTCTGGCTTGTTTGGACATCCTTCAGTGCTTGTAGTTTAACATATGCTTGAACATTCCAGCTCTTGTAGTCTTGGCACTTTTCAGATTGTACCAATTACCTGTTCCACAATAACATGCCAAAATCATCACATAGAATGTAATTATGAGAACATTAACTCTTTTTTCGGTGTACATTTCATCCCCGTCCTCTTGAAACGTTGACTCATCCcaaatttttactttcttggaGGCACATTTCTGCTTTCGGTTAAAACAGTTACTGACACAAAAGCTGCATTTAAATATTAGACAGCAATacgattttaaaaattcttttgtaaAGGGGAACTGGATCATTGTCCATAGCTTACTCTAACTGGTGTTGACTGAGTTCCCCATGCCATTAGATATACCTACGTTTGGTATGTATCTGTGATGTAAATATTGGGAAagttatttatctttgtatagCCAGTGTCTGTTAGACATTGAACTTTGTGCCTAATCTTGTTAGTCTGTTTATGTCGCTTGCCAAACATATGATCCATGGGAGTTTAAGATATGTGAATGAACTGTCATTCCATTCCCCTCTTAGCGACCAGAGTCCTAAAGACACCCTTTTTCAGGTTTGtatcaaaatgtattttcattgtTGAGAAACATATCCTAaatcagaataatttttaaatatatatatatgtttaacaaatatttaaatagtaaACAACTGGCTTCATTATGATTCCTGTAAAAGATGCTACTGACAATTGTAAGGTGTGGTGAAgccacaaaaacaaatttgagattaaaatatgcaaaataaatacaatcgTTAAATGGAGTAACAATCGCTTTGTGATATTGATATACGTGTGCTTTGCTGAATTTAACATGATGGGTTTATCACATTTTGCTACTAAGTTAGTAGTAATACGCTTGACTTGTATTATTACATTCTTAAAATAGCTAATTAATAATTGCTATTGCATGGAAAACAGtctatttcattttaaacacaGCTTTTATTAACTTAAATCTTCTTGCTTttgaaatggaaaatatttatatttgcatatgtatgacatatttatgtttgttgacTGCAGTGAAATATGTTTACTATTTAAGCAGTTCACTGCATCAATATTTACATAGAGCAGACTATGATATCATGTTTCCATGTTTCTTTCTGTAGCTGAGGTTATTTTGCTCCTTTCACTAGTTTTTCACTTGAGCTAAAGACATTGTGAAAGCTTCCTACCATCAGAAAATCTCCATTAACATTATATGTCAAAACTAAGCTTGAAATTGCCATCCTAGGTAATCTGTCATTCATTTGGATATTTACTTCAACAGTTTATCTTTGTAGTACATGTATCAATAAGCCATTGCCTTGCAAAACACACCAAGTACAGGTTTGCAAATTAAGATCAGATGATTATTAACAGGGCAGTGAAAGATGTCCAAAAACTATCTACATGTAGAATGGTCCTGTTTATGAGTCACTGGTATTGCATGCAGTAGCTAAACATGTTTCCACAGATCAGtgcaaaaacaattaaaactctTTGTTTTAGCAttgttgtattattatcatGTTTGAAGGCCACTGAGCTCTTCTGGCACCTGTAGCAGGTTTGAACAGCTCAGCACCTTGTTATAATGTCCATCAATATTAGTATGTTTGAAAAATGCAGACATAAGCATCATGTATTTAAAGTTCTGAATGACCCTCTGCTGCAGTTATTGCTGACTTGGGTCCAGATTTTTCCTATTTATGCAAAGCATCTTCATCAATGAAAAAGtaatcaacaaaaaatgttttaaactaacAGCAAAATATGTTATCATGGGTATGTTGGCACCagacaaacatcacaaaaacgTGGTTAGTTTGAAAGCTGTGTTAAGAGAAAGTAAAACAGTGATTCAGAAGTTTTGAGAAGAGAAGCGCATTTTAAAATCTGCCTTTattcatgatttttatttgcaaaacatGCTTTTGCTCTTTGATGAATGAACAGCTAATTCTCACCTGTTCCTTGCACTGCTTAAAAGGTAAGCAAGCTACCTGAGCAGACGGGTtttggggtaggggtggatAAGTCATAAGCATGTTTTTTCTAAAATGATTTAAAGTGCCTGTCTATGACAATTAAAAGATGAACAAGTGGACCTTGCAAAGTCGTATGTAATACTCATTCATATGCTCCAAATAAGCATATGAGATAACCAAAATTAAATCTAGAGCACCACTAAACATTTAATTAGATATTTTTGGGGGGCAGTTTTTATGTAGATGACCATTTATACTTAGTGGTACTTGCTtgacctgatttttttttttttaaaaacaaggatCTGCAGATTTTAAGATGGTTTTCAttgtaaaataatgtatataaaaacaaggatatttttgttgtgtgtgaaaTTGTAATTGGCATTTGATCTACTTTTGAATGTACATGTGAGCATATACAATGAAAAGAATGATAAAGAAAGCTTACTTGTTAAATTGTTCATTCCTGGAAAATGTAAACTTTATTAAATAATGTCAAGAGCAGATGACATATCAATATTCTGGAATCGTAGAACTTTCTGAAATCTTCTTTCAATATTAAATGAACTGCAAGTTGCAcagtgtctgtatttacacaaTAAAGAGTTGGCAAGCAGTGCAGGAATGAATTTTTAAAGTATGCCTATGAACACCCCACCATCTGTCAAGTCTTCTGACCTCTTTTACATTTATTCTTGCTGTACACAAAAAACCAcactcaaaatataaaaattaaaacaaatataaattttctgAGTTATCTCTTTATGCCACATATATTTTAAGATTCATTCACAACCTTATTGTCTGACATGCacaaaaatgaggaaaaactaagctgccccctcaaaaaaaaaactaaattatgAATGCACACAATTTGTCTGACCAAGcagttttcagttttgaaaaatgttcACATAGCTTTTAATTTGCAAGTGCACATCCTGTGAAataagaagggggaaaaaaaactaatttgtgAGTTTGCTAAGGAATTTCTGGTCTCTGGTAATAATAATGGGGtatggttgcggccctatgctccagtgggggcaaataggaacaagaaggtaataataatgggtatttataATACACAACATCACAACCAAAATATATTGTACTCGCTGCGTAGACCAGTACTGATAACAGATGGTGAACGGTGAGATATGTAGTGGGCACAGAATGTAAAGCAGCTGAAGGTATGAAAGATACTGTAAACAATTGGAGCCATACTTGAtcgttaacatgacagacagtaatACAAGAGATAcggatagtaattcagggatagtactttgtgaatatatatgttttcagagattgtttgaatgtagccttggagtctgAGTGGCggatgtgatgtggaagagagttctcCTGCTTAGCAGCAGAGGGAGGATGTCTGTTGttcgtatgtgactgtcttagtgggagggaaGGATAGAATGCACgagtctgatgaggagtgaAGGGAGTGTGGACAAACAAGATTTCAATAAAGTAGTGGAGaaaggagccttcaaagaatcaacagcataTAGTGGAGAGCTTGTCTATTCTAGCTTGCTGAAGTACCCATACATTCAGATACACTGTCACAATGGGACAAGAGCACACTGTTGGAAATGTGGATCATAAACTTTTGTGTGCCTTAATAATGAGTGTAGGAAATGATCTCTCTGCCCTCACATGACACAATGTTAAGAAGAATAGGCTCCAAAGcttattgttgctatttttagtGAGAAAGAGTGGTCATGAAGGGGTGGTATACTGTTTTCCCAGTTTTTAACATTACCTGGATGCACTTTCAACTCCACCTTATTCAGTATTcttgtaagttatttttttctttgctgatgaATGATAACAGAGCAGTGACTAGTGTTGGTGTAATTATGAAGCCATGTGAAAACTGCTGGCTCTGCATCAGTCTTGGCACAACAAGGGTTCATGAAATCACAACCCTTCAGACAACATATCCCACTACATTTTTAAGATTAAATagataatttgaaaaatattcaaaacttCTGTAAAATGAGAATCAAATAAGAATCTTAGAATCCTACAgcaaaaaaattttactttgctGCTGAAATAAAGAGATAGAAGTACAGACAAAAGGGGCACATATGTCTACATTTA
The sequence above is a segment of the Pomacea canaliculata isolate SZHN2017 linkage group LG6, ASM307304v1, whole genome shotgun sequence genome. Coding sequences within it:
- the LOC112567332 gene encoding SH3 and multiple ankyrin repeat domains protein 3-like isoform X1; amino-acid sequence: MEGQANFWRRNDFSRSTPYRAPLDFLEFKYKKRVYKMMQLNPRKLKQLHSKSNLKHFLEYVRAGNVEKINKITNKGLDPNFHDQDNGETPLTVAVTLGRDKCREVILTLISGGAHIDFRNRSGLTAMHRAAIVGNAEAIKTLLDLGASPDYKDARGLTPLYYSVSNDTSQLCTEMLLHERAYVGTHDDQGWCEIHQACRYGRVQHLEHLLFYGAELDVQNATGNTPLHVCAAYNQEGCARVMLFRGADRSILNYSNQTAYQVAVISNNMDLADLIKNHKDEDVVPIREMPKYSNRRKIGSMSSSMRSLMRSRSDPRLHASVLEEQMLLAATSHQNLTTLGDFYDTASYPSYASNISSHGYSSDSPCSLSISSASSGPRFKGTPVQGKEKSCVQRQQRRPLFRERSFLCVKPFVPEDSSALALRKGELVKVLGMTDQGMLEGRTVDGREGYFPPGHIGEIQLHRAGSLGDLMDGDMVTMHRNTLAALIQTERAYAPRTVVLRKSPEGYGFVLRGAKSHTHVGNLNFQPTPEFPALQYLDSVDRGSQAERTGLLAGDFILEINGENVVRASHERVVQLIRSSGNDLVLKVVTVRPAMEQHALSSDWFRHQDGSMTLPPRKKLAPVPPVRDPLTSLSYSKGTSKSMSEGLAEIEKLDQTIAEFDQQNTARRHSVHGVDSVMSSPGEQKVASVKAAHAIKRMSVLDMETEDASMSPTMPVISAASDPRSGAISKMSPSELRIKKYHKKTGSNTMERSKSTPDLADLEPSGVDTVVHERAFGVSEGPEHGRSTLDKGSATWGKSHSVYVPTIPGMVAFEKSNFHQAEDDRSSSGLGSPDLPSRAPVPKRKAPLPPPKGEVVLINTNSGGSQSVYANIAEEIAARQRSPYESSFRPGTNAQLTDNPVVMTQSLEHAKLQHRKSASLGNIDPNSFSNDSSTPSGKQGVSFAEDRVYETAQTFIKKHPNARLLVTADVHGGIAARDPFRPPADRAFYEPEPDYDDSDEDKLRPPVSGYSTISASTSSETASPVGSSANSHAYSSMSQESSAPVTVIAVSRDASRPSVGMEKPYIVKSDTPAVARTEDWTKGIVSKADAGVMSSSSSSRSSSMQQSPVLGQERSALHGKEIYQREGGSSIVYVHHQSDEAVYRPSQYSEPPPLPSQPPPPLPSSQPPQLPLESPPPPPPPPPPPPPGNLPFMLPGSTSPEKRDHLSRSPESPSYQAPTIPTSDILAAVALRKARLETEGPRLIERPFSVNPTQTVAERNQEALKAAIAKRKTMLESSTDSNVVQDIEARLNKNRKLQSAKFFGGDTLRKTKKEEGENKAESPSNKVSDTKVVAKSSVPEEKPLTKSHVAEVSVNPSQAKAAVDNNMGKPKEIMHKVPPGKVNASFPSVTVAPAASMPTAAKAGNNNYKQTSAVSTTHEAVSGGKTSGPTTPATKSATSPVTTKASNTSPVAKTGTINSSNFLALAEKARQEYLQKINTSKIDTSGGSPNMPKLISASSATSKTNHAVAVQVQPVKGGDQLAKISIKDKIANFEDGSKVKVVELVGVTDDHSHTEATLSNGTIKRKVANGKVPEDLAVVAPPTGFADNDKQYVTQVDIIPPPPSFGLESVDVYTGDHGGSAFGGGDDAASFVSSVSSLSTLSSEHGERGELSNKVYHYEDLAGPPPPPGFGDEMAASSNSSSDIAGTFVPPPPQFSVGRAQSQVAFQTKGVEQWTCDDVLAWLDSLDMGQYKPTFAQNRVDGHRLQLLERNDYSDLGVTQVGHRMALQRAIKRLLLQSNSSS